One window of Alphaproteobacteria bacterium genomic DNA carries:
- the gss gene encoding bifunctional glutathionylspermidine amidase/synthase has protein sequence MKAEHQPRSPARFGTVLGVGPGGVPVYSSDYATADRKELPNRQAYRHYVDGVFMGHKWQCVELARRWMFLNKGYIFDDIAMAYDIFQLRHVRVVKDGTLLPLHSFRNGSKRHPEPGALLVWNEGGTFDVTGHVAVVTEVFAERIRFIEQNVDHAVWPEGQYFSRELHTQIADDGGYWIACSYHDTEILGWVIQTDDDSHSERIADVDPRVFNLQSREVAHNGQAGDTWLNVANPEEAAYVAMMGGCRLSGNDADAYRYFRISESALKEIKRATNELHNMFMHATNHVLQDDALLRKFNLPEELWPRIHESWDNRRNQMITGRMDFSVSERGVKLYEYNADSASCHLECGKIQSMWADHFGCDDGDCPGDALFDDMVSAWKKSGVNDVLHIMQDSDPEESYHAQYMKSAVEKAGIPCKIITGLTGLGWDDRGWVVDADGVRIKWVWKTWAWETALDELRAEIADDNEKGRLTRAERMAVPPRLVDVLLRREVMVFEPLWTLIPSNKAVLPILWSMYPNNRYLLNSQYELTADLIAGGYVQKPIVGRCGHNIAIFDRNNDLVTETAGGFDNRDQIYQAFFPLPKIDGRNVQVGTFSVAGTYAGASVRVDPSPIITTDSDILALRVVKDRDL, from the coding sequence ATGAAGGCAGAGCATCAACCGCGGTCGCCGGCCCGGTTCGGTACCGTCTTGGGAGTCGGCCCGGGGGGCGTTCCGGTCTATTCGTCCGATTACGCCACCGCCGACCGGAAGGAACTGCCGAACCGGCAAGCCTACCGGCATTATGTCGATGGCGTCTTCATGGGCCACAAATGGCAATGCGTGGAACTGGCCCGGCGCTGGATGTTCCTGAACAAGGGCTACATCTTCGACGACATCGCGATGGCCTATGATATTTTCCAACTGCGGCATGTCCGGGTGGTGAAGGACGGGACCTTGCTGCCGCTGCATTCCTTCCGCAACGGATCGAAACGGCATCCGGAACCGGGGGCGCTGCTTGTCTGGAACGAGGGCGGCACCTTCGATGTCACCGGACATGTGGCCGTGGTGACGGAGGTATTTGCGGAACGCATCCGGTTCATCGAACAGAATGTCGACCATGCGGTCTGGCCCGAAGGTCAGTATTTTTCGCGCGAGTTGCACACACAGATCGCCGACGATGGCGGCTACTGGATCGCCTGTTCCTATCACGATACGGAAATCCTCGGCTGGGTGATCCAGACGGACGACGACAGCCATTCGGAACGGATCGCCGACGTCGACCCCCGGGTATTCAACCTGCAATCCAGGGAAGTGGCGCATAACGGACAGGCCGGGGATACCTGGCTGAACGTCGCCAATCCCGAAGAGGCCGCTTATGTGGCGATGATGGGGGGCTGCAGGCTTTCCGGCAACGACGCCGATGCATACCGGTATTTCCGCATTTCCGAATCGGCGCTGAAGGAGATCAAGCGGGCGACGAACGAACTGCATAACATGTTCATGCACGCGACTAACCATGTGCTGCAGGACGACGCGCTGCTGCGCAAATTCAATCTGCCCGAGGAACTGTGGCCGCGGATCCACGAGTCCTGGGACAATCGCCGCAACCAGATGATCACCGGCCGGATGGATTTTTCCGTTTCCGAACGGGGCGTGAAACTTTACGAATACAACGCCGATTCCGCGTCGTGCCATCTGGAGTGCGGCAAGATCCAGAGCATGTGGGCCGATCATTTCGGCTGCGATGACGGCGATTGCCCCGGCGACGCCCTGTTCGACGACATGGTTTCCGCCTGGAAGAAAAGCGGCGTGAACGATGTGCTGCACATCATGCAGGACAGCGATCCGGAGGAAAGCTATCACGCGCAATATATGAAATCCGCGGTGGAGAAAGCGGGCATCCCCTGCAAGATCATCACCGGACTCACCGGTCTTGGCTGGGACGACAGGGGATGGGTGGTCGACGCCGATGGCGTGCGCATCAAATGGGTCTGGAAGACCTGGGCCTGGGAAACGGCGCTGGACGAACTGCGCGCGGAAATCGCCGATGACAATGAGAAGGGGCGATTGACACGGGCGGAACGGATGGCCGTGCCGCCGCGTCTGGTCGATGTGCTGCTGCGCCGCGAAGTCATGGTGTTCGAGCCGCTCTGGACCCTGATCCCCAGCAACAAGGCGGTCCTGCCGATCCTGTGGTCGATGTACCCGAACAACCGCTACCTGCTGAATTCGCAATATGAACTGACGGCGGATCTCATCGCCGGCGGCTATGTCCAGAAGCCGATTGTCGGCCGTTGCGGGCACAATATCGCGATTTTCGACCGCAACAATGATCTGGTCACCGAAACGGCGGGCGGGTTCGATAATCGCGACCAGATATACCAGGCGTTCTTCCCGCTGCCGAAGATCGATGGCCGCAACGTCCAGGTCGGCACATTCTCCGTGGCCGGGACCTATGCCGGCGCGTCGGTGCGGGTCGATCCGTCGCCGATCATCACCACCGACAGCGATATCCTGGCGCTGCGCGTCGTCAAGGACCGGGACCTTTAG